In Phaeobacter piscinae, one genomic interval encodes:
- a CDS encoding VPEID-CTERM sorting domain-containing protein encodes MKLTLRMTHLTAAAAVWFATGPNAFAAGEWPDAGGPGNGNGNGWGNGWGNGWGNGGGNGNGNGNGGGQTVPEIDVSAGLLAVAAVAAALLLTWELRRRRSIQN; translated from the coding sequence ATGAAACTGACACTGCGCATGACCCATCTGACAGCCGCAGCGGCTGTGTGGTTTGCAACTGGTCCGAATGCCTTTGCAGCGGGTGAGTGGCCGGATGCGGGTGGCCCTGGGAACGGCAACGGCAACGGCTGGGGCAATGGCTGGGGCAACGGCTGGGGCAACGGCGGAGGTAACGGAAATGGCAATGGCAACGGTGGGGGCCAGACGGTTCCGGAAATTGATGTCAGTGCCGGTCTGCTCGCCGTCGCTGCGGTTGCGGCAGCGCTTCTGCTGACTTGGGAACTGCGCCGCCGCCGATCCATACAGAACTGA
- a CDS encoding adenylate/guanylate cyclase domain-containing protein, protein MTDAASRATPIIDWLTAEGLRGASRQEMLQGFCQRLADTGVPLLRFHLAQRAYHPKYGGIGFSWTRADGLSHEFYEHSDTPRDEWLYSTFYYMLERDVPEFRSKLTGHVLERFPALAQFKQRGATDYFALAKRFGDFADAPFDPRRPGEGILSSWSTDHPEGFTDTDLALIRQIYSHLALALRAASAQQMAKDLLQVYLGRDAGQRVLSGEIQRGSSRQIDAVICYFDLKGFTQLAEQIPGAELIDMLNDYFGLAVETIQSHGGNILKFMGDGILSMFDLGSIGEDATAALAAASALQGKIRKRNKERAAQGVPTADFTLALHAGEILYGNIGSENRLDFTVIGPTVNLTARISGMHTSVGRSIIVSEQVQKAAQPTNHDLVSLGRYMLRGVAEPVELFTIYEG, encoded by the coding sequence ATGACGGATGCCGCTTCACGCGCCACGCCGATAATCGACTGGCTCACTGCTGAAGGGCTACGGGGGGCCAGCCGTCAGGAGATGTTGCAGGGATTCTGCCAGAGGCTCGCCGATACCGGGGTACCCCTGCTACGCTTCCATCTGGCACAGCGCGCCTATCATCCGAAATATGGTGGTATTGGGTTCAGCTGGACGCGGGCCGACGGGCTGTCGCATGAGTTCTATGAACACAGCGATACCCCACGAGATGAATGGCTCTACAGCACCTTCTACTACATGTTGGAACGCGATGTGCCTGAGTTCCGCAGTAAGCTGACAGGCCATGTTCTGGAGAGGTTTCCAGCGTTGGCGCAGTTCAAGCAGCGCGGAGCAACGGATTACTTTGCCTTGGCAAAGCGGTTCGGCGATTTCGCTGACGCACCCTTTGATCCGCGCCGCCCGGGTGAGGGGATTTTGTCGTCCTGGTCGACCGATCATCCCGAGGGATTTACAGATACAGACTTGGCCCTGATCCGCCAGATTTACTCGCATCTGGCATTGGCGCTGCGCGCGGCATCTGCACAGCAGATGGCCAAAGATCTGTTACAGGTCTATCTGGGGCGCGACGCCGGGCAGCGGGTTTTGTCGGGCGAAATTCAACGCGGATCTTCCCGCCAGATTGATGCGGTGATCTGTTACTTCGATCTGAAAGGGTTCACCCAGCTGGCAGAGCAAATTCCGGGTGCCGAGCTGATTGATATGCTCAACGATTACTTTGGTCTGGCTGTTGAGACAATCCAGTCTCACGGCGGGAATATCCTGAAATTCATGGGTGATGGCATATTGTCCATGTTCGATCTTGGCAGCATTGGTGAGGACGCGACTGCTGCCCTCGCTGCCGCCAGCGCACTGCAGGGGAAAATTCGCAAGCGCAATAAGGAGCGCGCAGCGCAAGGCGTGCCAACTGCGGATTTCACTCTGGCGCTGCACGCGGGCGAAATCCTCTACGGAAATATCGGCTCTGAGAACCGGCTGGATTTCACAGTTATCGGGCCAACCGTCAATCTGACGGCGCGGATATCCGGTATGCATACCTCCGTTGGGCGCAGCATCATCGTATCTGAGCAGGTGCAAAAAGCAGCTCAACCGACCAACCATGATCTGGTCTCGTTGGGTCGCTATATGCTGCGCGGTGTCGCAGAGCCGGTGGAGTTGTTCACGATCTACGAGGGGTAA
- a CDS encoding MarR family winged helix-turn-helix transcriptional regulator, which translates to MDEKDDFALQDFLPYLLNRAAEESSLEFQKHYKNRYGMLRNEWRVLFHLGNYGRMTATEIGQRAKIHKTKISRAVAKLAERRFVLRHRDEKDRRAEHLELTSQGEAAYRDLSTQAAIYDRQLAGRLSDGESAALRDMLRKLAGIEP; encoded by the coding sequence ATGGATGAAAAAGATGACTTCGCGTTACAGGATTTCTTGCCGTATCTGCTCAACCGGGCGGCGGAGGAATCCTCGCTTGAGTTTCAAAAGCACTACAAGAACCGCTATGGAATGCTGCGCAATGAATGGCGTGTGCTGTTTCACTTGGGCAATTACGGCCGCATGACAGCAACCGAGATCGGCCAGCGTGCCAAGATACACAAGACGAAGATCAGTCGGGCGGTTGCGAAACTGGCGGAACGTCGTTTTGTGCTACGTCATCGCGACGAGAAAGATCGTCGTGCCGAGCACCTGGAACTTACGTCGCAAGGTGAGGCCGCTTACCGGGACCTGAGTACGCAGGCTGCGATCTATGATCGTCAACTCGCGGGGCGGCTTAGCGACGGGGAAAGTGCGGCGCTGCGCGACATGTTGCGCAAACTTGCAGGAATTGAGCCATAG
- the hmgA gene encoding homogentisate 1,2-dioxygenase, whose amino-acid sequence MNHKVDAHEMIQAPSLAGPHAGYMPGFGNDFETEALPGALPQGMNSPQKCNYGLYGEQLSGTAFTAPSHQNERTWCYRIRPSVKHSHRYTKIDLPYWKSAPNVDPDVISLGQYRWDPVPHGTEGLTWLTGMRTMTTAGDVNTQVGMASHVYLVTDSMVDSYFYSADSELLVVPQEGRLRFATELGIIDLEPQEIAIIPRGLVYRVEVLDGPCRGFVCENYGQKFELPGRGPIGANCMANPRDFKAPVAAFEDRETPSTVTIKWCGQFHETRIGHSPLDVVAWHGNYAPMKYDLRTYCPVGAILFDHPDPSIFTVLTAPSGQPGTANIDFVLFRERWMVAEDTFRPPWYHKNIMSELMGNIYGQYDAKPQGFVPGGVSLHNMMLPHGPDRNAFEGASNANLGPEKLDNTMSFMFETRFPQHLTPFAANEAPLQDDYIDCWADIEKKFDGTPGKK is encoded by the coding sequence ATGAATCACAAAGTCGATGCCCATGAAATGATCCAGGCCCCGTCTCTTGCCGGGCCTCACGCGGGCTATATGCCCGGATTTGGCAATGACTTTGAGACAGAAGCGTTGCCCGGCGCCCTGCCGCAAGGCATGAACAGCCCGCAGAAATGCAACTACGGTCTCTATGGTGAACAGCTGAGTGGCACCGCCTTTACCGCCCCAAGCCACCAGAATGAGCGCACCTGGTGCTATCGCATTCGCCCCTCGGTAAAACACTCTCATCGCTACACCAAGATTGATCTGCCCTATTGGAAGTCCGCCCCGAACGTGGATCCGGATGTGATCAGCCTCGGTCAGTACCGCTGGGATCCGGTGCCGCATGGCACCGAGGGACTGACCTGGCTCACGGGCATGCGCACCATGACCACGGCAGGTGATGTGAACACCCAGGTCGGCATGGCGAGCCATGTCTATCTGGTCACCGACTCGATGGTGGACAGCTATTTCTATTCCGCTGATTCCGAATTGCTGGTGGTTCCACAGGAAGGGCGCCTGCGGTTTGCGACTGAGCTGGGCATCATTGATCTCGAGCCCCAGGAAATCGCCATCATCCCACGCGGGCTGGTCTACCGGGTCGAAGTGCTGGACGGCCCCTGTCGTGGCTTTGTCTGCGAAAACTACGGGCAGAAGTTTGAATTGCCTGGCCGTGGCCCGATCGGTGCCAACTGCATGGCCAATCCGCGCGATTTCAAGGCGCCGGTGGCGGCGTTTGAGGACCGCGAGACGCCATCCACCGTCACCATCAAGTGGTGTGGCCAGTTTCACGAGACCAGGATCGGTCACTCACCGCTGGATGTGGTGGCCTGGCACGGCAACTACGCGCCAATGAAATATGACCTGCGGACCTATTGCCCGGTTGGCGCCATCCTGTTTGACCACCCGGATCCGTCGATCTTTACTGTGCTGACGGCCCCATCGGGCCAGCCCGGCACCGCAAATATCGATTTCGTGTTGTTCCGGGAACGCTGGATGGTGGCAGAAGATACCTTCCGCCCGCCGTGGTATCACAAGAACATCATGTCCGAGCTGATGGGCAATATCTATGGCCAGTATGACGCCAAGCCACAGGGCTTTGTCCCCGGTGGTGTCAGCCTGCACAATATGATGCTGCCGCATGGCCCGGACAGAAACGCATTTGAGGGCGCATCCAACGCAAACTTGGGTCCGGAAAAGTTGGACAATACCATGTCCTTCATGTTCGAGACGCGTTTCCCGCAGCATCTGACGCCATTTGCCGCCAATGAGGCACCGCTGCAGGATGACTACATCGATTGCTGGGCTGACATCGAAAAGAAATTCGACGGCACCCCGGGCAAAAAATAA
- the fahA gene encoding fumarylacetoacetase: MPLKKSWVSSANSATHPFPLNNLPYGVFSVDGDDPRCGVAIGDMILDMQAAEEAGLIQLGDAPLFDVPYWNDLMEEGPAVWAALRERLTALLSDGAAEQEQLEPLLVPAAGAELHMPFAVSEYTDFYAGKNHAFNVGTMFRGPENALPPNWLHIPIGYNGRASSVVVSGTDVRRPWGQLKGPNDAAPRWAPCARFDIELEMGAIVGTPSDGPITVQEADDHIFGYVLLNDWSARDIQAWEYQPLGPFQAKATANTISPWIVTKPALEPFRCNTPEREVELLDHLKDCGPMLYDIDLEVTMAPQGKDATTIARTNYKEMYYSAAQQLAHHATSGCPMNAGDLLGSGTISGPTKDSRGSLLELSWGGKEPLTLDTGEERSFIADGDTLTLKGAAKGDGYTIGFGDCTGTVLAALEDPYAR, from the coding sequence ATGCCTTTGAAAAAATCCTGGGTCTCCTCTGCCAATAGTGCGACCCACCCCTTCCCGCTGAACAACCTGCCCTATGGGGTGTTCTCTGTCGACGGTGATGATCCCCGCTGCGGTGTTGCGATCGGAGACATGATCCTGGATATGCAGGCCGCCGAGGAGGCCGGACTGATCCAGCTGGGCGATGCGCCGCTGTTTGACGTGCCTTATTGGAATGATCTGATGGAGGAAGGCCCGGCCGTCTGGGCCGCGCTGCGCGAACGGTTGACTGCGCTGTTGTCCGACGGCGCTGCCGAGCAGGAACAGCTGGAACCCCTGCTGGTTCCGGCAGCCGGTGCGGAGTTGCACATGCCGTTTGCAGTCAGCGAATACACTGACTTCTATGCAGGTAAGAACCACGCCTTCAATGTCGGTACCATGTTCCGCGGCCCCGAAAACGCCCTGCCGCCGAACTGGCTGCACATCCCCATCGGCTATAACGGTCGCGCATCCTCTGTCGTGGTGTCCGGCACCGATGTGCGCCGCCCTTGGGGCCAGCTGAAGGGACCGAACGATGCCGCACCCCGCTGGGCGCCTTGCGCGCGGTTCGACATCGAGCTGGAGATGGGTGCGATTGTCGGCACCCCTTCCGATGGCCCGATCACCGTTCAGGAAGCCGATGATCATATCTTTGGCTACGTGTTGCTGAACGACTGGTCTGCACGTGACATTCAAGCCTGGGAATATCAGCCACTGGGTCCGTTTCAGGCCAAGGCAACGGCCAACACAATCAGCCCCTGGATCGTGACCAAACCGGCGCTGGAACCGTTCCGCTGCAACACACCAGAGCGCGAGGTGGAATTGCTGGATCACCTGAAGGACTGCGGGCCGATGCTTTATGACATCGACCTAGAAGTCACCATGGCGCCACAGGGCAAGGACGCGACCACCATCGCGCGGACCAACTACAAGGAAATGTACTACTCCGCCGCGCAGCAGCTGGCACATCACGCCACCTCCGGCTGCCCGATGAACGCGGGCGATCTTTTGGGATCTGGTACCATTTCCGGCCCAACCAAAGACAGCCGCGGCTCACTTCTGGAACTCAGCTGGGGCGGCAAGGAGCCGCTGACGCTGGACACCGGCGAGGAGCGGTCCTTCATCGCAGATGGCGATACGCTGACCCTGAAGGGCGCGGCCAAGGGCGATGGCTATACCATTGGCTTTGGCGACTGTACCGGCACTGTTCTGGCCGCACTTGAAGACCCCTACGCAAGATAA
- a CDS encoding MBL fold metallo-hydrolase — translation MAKAFASQGDMSEKKITFDEIGEGLYAFTAEGDPNSGVIIGDDSVMIVEAQATPRLANKVIECVRSVTDKPITHVVLTHYHAVRVLGASAFGARNIIMSDKARSMVVERGQEDWDSEFQRFPRLFEGHESIPGLTWPTTTFSDSMTVYLGNRRVDIKHLGRAHTAGDAVIHVPDQNVMFTGDIVEYHSACYCGDGHFSDWGDTLDNIKAYDVDAIAPGRGDALVGKEMVNAAIENTRDFVESTYRPAAKVAARNGTLKEAWDAVRAECDPKFADYAIYEHCLPFNVARAYDEARGVDTPRIWTAQRDLEMWDALQD, via the coding sequence ATGGCAAAGGCTTTTGCGTCCCAAGGGGACATGAGCGAAAAGAAGATCACCTTCGATGAAATCGGCGAAGGCCTCTATGCCTTCACCGCCGAAGGCGACCCGAACTCCGGCGTCATCATCGGCGATGACTCCGTGATGATTGTCGAGGCGCAGGCCACCCCGCGGCTGGCAAATAAGGTGATCGAATGCGTGCGGTCCGTGACCGACAAGCCGATCACTCATGTGGTGCTGACGCATTATCATGCTGTCCGCGTGCTGGGCGCATCGGCCTTTGGCGCGCGGAACATCATCATGTCGGATAAGGCACGTTCGATGGTGGTCGAACGCGGGCAGGAGGACTGGGACAGTGAGTTCCAGCGCTTTCCGCGTCTGTTCGAAGGCCATGAGAGCATCCCCGGCCTGACCTGGCCGACCACCACCTTCAGCGATTCCATGACTGTCTACCTCGGCAACCGCCGCGTTGATATCAAACATTTGGGCCGCGCTCATACCGCGGGTGATGCTGTGATCCATGTGCCGGACCAGAACGTCATGTTCACCGGCGACATCGTTGAATACCACTCCGCTTGCTACTGCGGTGACGGGCATTTCAGCGATTGGGGCGACACGCTCGACAATATCAAAGCCTACGACGTGGATGCCATCGCACCCGGCCGCGGTGATGCGCTGGTTGGCAAGGAGATGGTCAACGCTGCCATTGAGAATACCCGCGATTTCGTTGAGAGCACCTACCGCCCCGCCGCCAAAGTGGCGGCCAGAAACGGCACCTTGAAAGAGGCCTGGGATGCCGTGCGGGCCGAATGTGATCCGAAGTTCGCGGACTACGCGATCTATGAGCATTGCCTGCCCTTCAATGTGGCGCGCGCCTATGATGAGGCCCGCGGCGTTGATACCCCGCGCATCTGGACCGCCCAGCGCGATCTGGAGATGTGGGACGCGCTTCAGGACTAA